A single genomic interval of Candidatus Caldatribacterium sp. harbors:
- a CDS encoding Cache 3/Cache 2 fusion domain-containing protein, translating to MRRSLQGKLMVWFLVFSLIPLTFLALYGLSAFERSLSQAYEGQLLAIADAAAFGINLWIETKFASIQGVGKDPQAEWGYWVDLNGIATSALGKEADLSNEPAFKQVLETQKPAISRVFISPDTGKRVVHFLVPKTAGEKLIGATGNQIPIEDLDRLIATIKIGKTGYGYLVDQTGTIVSHPNLEKVLKENVLSGSSEALNAFGKEMFEKKRGIAHYTYEGVARAAAFAPVGTTGWYVVATAPDAEIYAPIFAMRNLIILVIGVVAAVVGLLSRYISRRIASGVRKVTDIVERVAQGDLSVDTSGIEEIGKRARDEIGVLAQAFVGMIGNLRALVREILQGASFLSSSSSELFASVEEVAKATQEVASTIAQVAQGSTRQSEELQSIAERANRVRERAENLRQATEQNVRLLREMEERFRENFEALGRIASGIQAVSEAGRRTEEEARQGQKILAVLRESVLSLAQVSKEVAESIETLESRSQEIGKIVDLITGIAEQTNLLALNAAIEAARAGEAGRGFAVVAEEVRKLAESSAQAAKQIAELIREIQNDTRRAVERMERAESQVMAGVAETDEAVKSFGNILSAMQGVLAEMSSLASSFDVAQKAQEVTKKSEEEVLALSLDNAKLIEDVARDIQAVSESLSSIAAVAEENAASSEEVSASTEEQSASLEEIRSAVEELKRLAGNLEELVRRFRLEEGS from the coding sequence ATGCGCAGGAGTCTCCAGGGAAAACTCATGGTTTGGTTTCTCGTTTTCTCGCTTATTCCTCTTACCTTCCTTGCGCTGTACGGGCTTTCTGCGTTTGAGCGGTCGCTCTCCCAGGCGTATGAGGGGCAGCTCCTTGCAATTGCCGATGCGGCAGCTTTCGGCATCAACCTCTGGATTGAGACAAAGTTCGCAAGCATCCAGGGGGTGGGAAAAGACCCGCAGGCGGAGTGGGGGTACTGGGTGGATTTGAACGGTATCGCCACAAGTGCCCTCGGGAAAGAAGCCGATCTGAGTAATGAGCCTGCTTTCAAGCAAGTCCTTGAAACGCAAAAGCCGGCCATCTCCCGGGTCTTCATTTCTCCGGATACGGGGAAACGGGTTGTGCACTTCCTTGTCCCAAAAACGGCAGGGGAAAAGCTCATCGGGGCGACGGGAAATCAGATTCCCATAGAGGACCTTGATAGGCTCATCGCAACCATCAAGATAGGGAAGACCGGCTACGGGTACCTCGTGGACCAAACCGGGACAATTGTCTCCCACCCAAACCTTGAGAAGGTCCTCAAAGAAAATGTCCTCTCGGGTTCTTCAGAAGCCCTCAATGCTTTTGGGAAAGAGATGTTTGAGAAAAAGCGTGGCATTGCCCACTATACGTACGAGGGGGTTGCAAGGGCGGCTGCCTTTGCCCCTGTTGGGACCACAGGATGGTACGTTGTTGCCACAGCTCCGGATGCAGAGATTTACGCTCCTATCTTTGCGATGCGTAATCTCATCATTTTAGTCATTGGGGTAGTAGCGGCAGTTGTGGGATTGCTTTCCCGATACATCTCTCGCCGCATTGCTTCAGGAGTACGAAAAGTCACGGACATTGTGGAGAGAGTGGCTCAGGGAGACCTCAGCGTGGATACGAGTGGAATTGAGGAAATCGGCAAGCGTGCACGGGATGAAATCGGTGTCCTTGCCCAGGCCTTTGTGGGGATGATTGGAAACCTCAGGGCCCTTGTGCGGGAAATCCTCCAGGGAGCTTCGTTCCTTTCTTCCTCGAGCAGTGAGCTTTTCGCCTCTGTTGAGGAGGTGGCCAAGGCAACCCAAGAGGTTGCAAGCACCATCGCCCAGGTTGCCCAGGGGTCGACCCGCCAGAGTGAAGAGCTCCAGAGCATTGCGGAGCGGGCCAATCGCGTCCGGGAACGGGCTGAAAACCTGCGCCAGGCTACGGAACAGAATGTGAGGCTTCTCCGGGAAATGGAAGAGCGTTTCCGGGAGAATTTCGAAGCCCTTGGACGTATTGCTTCGGGAATCCAGGCGGTGTCAGAGGCAGGAAGAAGAACCGAAGAAGAAGCCCGGCAGGGTCAGAAAATCCTTGCAGTCCTCCGGGAGAGCGTTCTTTCCCTTGCCCAGGTCTCGAAGGAAGTGGCTGAAAGCATCGAGACCCTTGAGAGTCGCTCTCAGGAAATCGGGAAAATTGTGGACCTCATCACCGGCATTGCCGAGCAGACGAATCTCTTAGCCCTCAATGCCGCGATAGAGGCGGCCCGGGCGGGAGAAGCAGGCCGTGGTTTTGCCGTTGTAGCGGAAGAAGTGCGCAAGCTCGCCGAGAGCTCTGCCCAGGCGGCAAAGCAGATTGCGGAGCTCATCCGGGAGATTCAAAACGACACCCGTAGGGCCGTAGAACGGATGGAGAGAGCCGAATCCCAGGTCATGGCTGGCGTTGCTGAAACGGATGAGGCGGTGAAGAGCTTCGGGAACATCCTTTCGGCGATGCAGGGAGTTCTTGCAGAGATGAGCTCTCTTGCCTCCTCCTTTGACGTTGCTCAGAAGGCACAAGAGGTGACGAAAAAGAGCGAAGAAGAAGTGCTTGCGCTTTCCCTTGATAACGCAAAGCTCATAGAGGATGTGGCACGGGATATCCAGGCGGTGTCCGAAAGTCTCTCCTCTATCGCAGCGGTGGCGGAAGAGAACGCTGCCTCGAGCGAAGAGGTTTCTGCTTCAACTGAAGAGCAGAGCGCCTCTTTGGAGGAGATTCGTTCTGCCGTTGAAGAGCTCAAGCGTCTTGCGGGGAATCTCGAGGAGCTCGTGCGGAGGTTCCGGCTCGAAGAAGGTTCTTGA
- a CDS encoding class II fructose-1,6-bisphosphate aldolase, whose translation MPVHYTELGLVNAKELFQKANEGKYAIPGFNFNNMEQLQAIIMACVECNSPVILQISKGARRYANQTLLRYMVPGAVQMAREMGSNIPIVLNLDHGDSFELCKACIDNGFSNVMIDGSHLPYEENVALTKKVVEYAHDHGVTVEGELGVLAGIEEHVVAEKSHYTRPEEVEDFVARTGVDSLAISIGTSHGAYKFKLKPGEPFPELRFDILEEVQRRLPGFPIVLHGASSVLKEYVDIINKYGGKLENTAGVPEDQIRRAIQLGVRKVNIDSDGRLVFTAMVRKYLAEHPEEFDPRKYLGPAREELKKMYIEKCKLLGSAGKA comes from the coding sequence ATGCCGGTACATTACACGGAACTGGGCCTTGTGAATGCGAAGGAGCTGTTCCAGAAAGCCAACGAAGGTAAGTACGCCATCCCTGGGTTCAACTTCAACAACATGGAGCAGCTCCAGGCGATTATCATGGCCTGTGTGGAGTGCAACTCTCCGGTCATTCTCCAGATCTCCAAGGGTGCCCGGCGGTACGCAAACCAGACGCTTTTGCGGTACATGGTTCCCGGTGCGGTGCAGATGGCCCGGGAGATGGGGAGCAACATCCCCATTGTTCTCAACCTCGACCATGGAGATTCTTTTGAGCTCTGCAAGGCCTGCATCGATAACGGGTTCTCGAACGTCATGATTGACGGGTCGCATCTCCCTTACGAGGAGAATGTTGCTCTGACGAAAAAGGTCGTCGAGTACGCCCATGACCATGGGGTGACCGTTGAAGGAGAGCTTGGTGTTCTTGCAGGAATCGAGGAGCACGTGGTTGCCGAGAAGAGCCACTACACCCGCCCGGAAGAGGTTGAGGACTTTGTGGCCCGAACCGGGGTTGATAGCTTAGCCATCTCCATTGGTACGTCCCACGGGGCGTACAAGTTCAAGCTCAAGCCCGGCGAACCCTTCCCGGAGCTCCGGTTCGACATCCTTGAAGAGGTCCAGCGCCGTCTTCCCGGATTCCCCATCGTGCTCCACGGGGCGTCTTCGGTTCTCAAGGAGTACGTGGACATCATCAATAAGTACGGCGGAAAACTCGAGAATACCGCAGGGGTTCCCGAGGACCAGATTCGCCGGGCGATTCAGCTTGGGGTGCGGAAGGTGAACATCGACTCCGACGGGCGACTCGTCTTCACCGCCATGGTCCGCAAGTACCTTGCTGAGCACCCTGAGGAGTTCGACCCCCGCAAGTACCTTGGTCCTGCCCG
- a CDS encoding MFS transporter, whose protein sequence is MSLLLSRDVAASIRDSKLLRDLKLVTLGVCFGIVFVNVTTGAPIAGFARILGFGDLLYAVLLALPVLGGALQIFASFVLEKTGKRKLAFLLGGFANRVPWLFVALLPLLVDKREALLGPFVGLLFVTAVGGAFLAVSFMSWVADLVPLELRGRFFGHRSLLGTVASLASGLFIGWFLDTFRSITGFSLVIALASVLGVLDILCFLRVQDPPMERDAEFQGNVFHFFREVFVHPNFSRFLVFTVFWYFAFNVASPFFNLYMIRDLHMSFFHIALYVQAVANFTTLFSIRLFGRLTDRFGNTPVTFLATSVASFLPLLWCFTNATNWPFVVLIIQILAGIFWPAINLTVNNLALKLSPDLHRSFYIAVLNLFLGVFGNALGYLVGGALLEYVAPHIVHVAESFGVRFSPYYLVFILSTVLRAVATFLLLPKVHEEKALSVREVCALASKVLRKNAD, encoded by the coding sequence ATGTCTCTTCTTCTCAGCCGGGATGTTGCCGCAAGTATTCGGGATTCGAAACTCCTCAGAGACCTGAAGCTCGTCACCTTAGGTGTCTGCTTTGGCATTGTTTTCGTCAACGTCACCACCGGTGCTCCCATTGCCGGTTTCGCCCGTATTCTCGGGTTTGGGGACCTCCTCTACGCTGTTCTCCTTGCCCTTCCGGTTCTCGGCGGAGCGCTGCAGATTTTTGCTTCCTTTGTCCTTGAGAAGACCGGAAAGCGAAAGCTTGCTTTTCTTTTAGGGGGCTTTGCAAACCGCGTTCCCTGGCTCTTTGTGGCCCTTTTGCCCCTTTTGGTGGATAAGAGAGAAGCACTCCTTGGGCCGTTTGTGGGGCTTCTTTTTGTTACCGCAGTTGGAGGGGCATTTCTTGCAGTCAGCTTCATGTCCTGGGTGGCGGACCTTGTGCCCCTGGAGCTGCGGGGAAGGTTTTTTGGGCATCGGAGTTTGCTGGGAACTGTAGCATCTCTTGCAAGCGGCCTCTTCATCGGGTGGTTTCTCGACACTTTTCGGAGCATCACCGGCTTTTCCCTTGTCATTGCCCTGGCATCAGTCCTTGGGGTGCTCGACATTCTCTGTTTCCTTCGGGTCCAGGACCCTCCAATGGAGCGGGACGCAGAATTCCAGGGGAACGTTTTCCATTTCTTCCGGGAAGTTTTCGTACATCCTAACTTTTCCCGGTTCCTCGTCTTCACCGTTTTCTGGTACTTTGCCTTCAACGTTGCCTCGCCCTTTTTCAATCTCTACATGATTCGGGACCTCCACATGAGCTTTTTCCACATCGCCCTCTACGTTCAGGCGGTGGCGAACTTCACCACTCTTTTTTCCATCCGCCTTTTCGGACGCCTGACGGACCGGTTTGGCAACACTCCGGTAACCTTTCTTGCCACTTCAGTAGCCTCCTTTCTTCCCCTCCTCTGGTGCTTCACGAACGCAACCAACTGGCCCTTTGTCGTCCTCATCATTCAGATTCTTGCCGGAATTTTCTGGCCTGCCATTAACCTTACGGTGAATAACCTCGCGCTCAAGCTCTCTCCGGATCTCCACCGTTCCTTCTACATTGCGGTGCTCAATCTCTTCCTCGGGGTTTTTGGGAATGCCTTGGGGTACCTTGTGGGTGGGGCTCTCCTTGAGTACGTGGCACCGCACATCGTGCATGTAGCGGAGAGCTTCGGTGTCCGGTTTTCTCCGTACTACCTCGTCTTCATTCTCTCCACGGTCCTTCGAGCGGTGGCGACTTTCTTGCTTCTTCCAAAAGTCCACGAGGAAAAGGCCCTCTCGGTGCGGGAAGTGTGCGCTTTGGCCTCTAAAGTTTTGCGAAAGAATGCCGATTAA
- a CDS encoding AAA family ATPase: MEAKVDLSKYRLRPEDLRWTCDPSIFPFECTDEVEELQGFVGQDRAFAAIEFGLRMDRPGYNLFVVGPSGTGRAAAVRACIERILEEKKKAGLLPPVTDWCYVFNFDNPDRPKVLRFPRGEGRTFARLLDNLLKSLREIIPKAFASDEYKNQRQILIDEHQKKHRQILQELEREALAEGFAFRMTSMGPILVPLYEGKPMTQEQYLALTDLEKEIIESRRQKLLNRINEVFERIHQLEMELKNRITELDTRIADFTITPLFAELFDRYANSPEVVEFLSALKQFTLSYLHIFRDSQEAPAQPQHLLPYQRLQDPFLPFKVNVFVDNSATETPPVILETHPTWTNLFGRIERRAFMGTYFSDHTMLKAGSLHQANGGYVIMYFRDLIVNPGVWEGLKRVLKNREIRMEDPFEHFGLIAPQGLRPDPLPFDAKIVLIGDEYAYRILTLFDEDFRDLFKVKVEFDYEVRKNDAIITSFACFVKRTCLEEKLLPFDRSGVAKLLEYAARMVSHKEKLSTRFGFLRDILREADFFARQDGESRVYDRHVVKAVEARRKRLSLLAEKIDEFIKEDVLLIDTEGAVVGQVNGLAVYDLGDFSFGRPSRITARTYLGRQGVVNIERESRLSGRIHDKGVLIMSGYLGYRYAQDKPLSIAASICFEQSYEGVEGDSASLAEACAILSDLAGVPLRQDIAVTGSINQKGEVQAVGGVNQKIEGFFRACKMKGLTGTQGVIIPKSNVQHLMLDEEVVEAVREGKFHVYAVSHVDEAMEILTGMPAGGRKEDGTFEEGTLNDLVDRKLRRALEFLQRFEEKQEAKPKKETQEEENSEKSE, from the coding sequence ATGGAAGCGAAAGTCGACCTTTCAAAGTACCGTCTCCGGCCGGAGGACCTGCGCTGGACCTGTGACCCTTCGATTTTCCCCTTCGAGTGTACCGATGAGGTGGAGGAGCTCCAGGGGTTTGTGGGGCAGGACCGGGCCTTTGCGGCTATTGAGTTTGGGCTCCGCATGGACCGCCCGGGGTACAACCTCTTTGTTGTGGGTCCAAGTGGCACAGGAAGAGCCGCAGCGGTGCGGGCCTGCATCGAGCGCATCCTTGAGGAGAAGAAGAAAGCCGGTCTCCTTCCTCCGGTCACCGACTGGTGCTACGTCTTCAACTTCGATAATCCCGATAGGCCAAAGGTCCTCCGTTTCCCCCGGGGTGAGGGGCGGACGTTCGCGCGTCTTCTTGATAACCTCCTGAAGAGCCTGCGGGAAATCATTCCGAAAGCCTTTGCAAGCGACGAGTACAAGAACCAGCGCCAGATTCTCATCGATGAGCACCAGAAAAAACACCGCCAGATTCTCCAAGAGCTTGAGCGGGAGGCTTTGGCTGAAGGCTTTGCCTTTCGGATGACCTCCATGGGACCGATTCTTGTGCCTTTGTATGAAGGGAAACCCATGACCCAGGAGCAGTACCTTGCCCTCACGGACCTTGAGAAGGAGATTATCGAGAGCCGCCGCCAGAAACTTTTGAACCGCATCAACGAGGTCTTCGAGCGGATTCACCAGCTTGAGATGGAGCTCAAAAACCGTATTACTGAGCTCGATACCCGCATTGCCGATTTCACCATCACTCCGCTTTTTGCAGAGCTCTTCGACCGGTACGCGAATTCCCCGGAGGTCGTGGAGTTCCTGTCGGCTCTGAAGCAGTTCACCCTCTCGTACCTCCACATCTTTCGGGATTCCCAGGAAGCTCCAGCCCAGCCCCAGCACCTTCTCCCGTACCAGCGTCTCCAGGACCCTTTCTTGCCTTTCAAGGTGAATGTCTTTGTGGACAACTCCGCTACCGAAACCCCTCCGGTCATTCTTGAGACCCATCCGACGTGGACGAATCTCTTCGGCCGGATCGAGCGGCGCGCTTTCATGGGGACGTACTTCAGCGACCACACCATGCTCAAGGCAGGGTCTCTCCACCAGGCCAACGGCGGTTACGTCATCATGTACTTCCGGGACCTCATTGTAAATCCCGGGGTCTGGGAAGGGCTCAAAAGGGTCTTGAAGAACCGCGAGATCCGCATGGAGGACCCCTTTGAGCACTTTGGCCTCATCGCTCCGCAAGGGTTACGGCCTGATCCCCTTCCTTTTGACGCCAAAATCGTTCTCATCGGGGACGAATACGCGTACCGGATTCTCACCCTTTTTGATGAGGATTTCCGGGACCTCTTCAAGGTGAAGGTGGAGTTCGATTATGAGGTCAGAAAAAATGACGCCATCATCACCTCCTTTGCCTGCTTTGTAAAGAGGACCTGCCTTGAGGAGAAACTTTTGCCCTTTGACCGCAGCGGGGTGGCAAAACTCCTTGAGTACGCTGCCCGCATGGTCTCCCACAAGGAGAAGCTGAGTACGCGGTTTGGCTTCCTGCGGGACATCCTGCGGGAGGCTGACTTCTTCGCCCGGCAGGATGGGGAGAGCCGGGTCTACGACCGTCACGTGGTGAAAGCCGTTGAAGCCCGTCGGAAGCGCTTGAGCCTTCTTGCGGAGAAAATCGACGAGTTCATCAAAGAAGACGTTCTCCTCATCGATACCGAGGGGGCGGTTGTGGGCCAGGTCAACGGCCTTGCGGTGTACGACCTTGGGGATTTCAGCTTTGGCCGGCCGTCACGTATCACCGCCCGGACCTACCTTGGCCGGCAGGGTGTGGTGAACATCGAGCGGGAATCGCGCTTGAGCGGCCGCATTCACGACAAAGGTGTCCTCATCATGAGCGGGTACTTAGGGTACCGTTACGCTCAGGATAAGCCCCTCTCCATTGCGGCAAGCATTTGCTTTGAGCAGTCGTATGAAGGGGTTGAGGGGGATAGCGCCTCCCTTGCCGAGGCCTGTGCCATTCTCTCAGACCTTGCCGGGGTTCCTCTTCGCCAGGACATTGCCGTCACCGGGTCCATAAATCAGAAGGGGGAGGTCCAGGCTGTTGGGGGAGTGAACCAGAAAATCGAGGGCTTTTTCCGGGCCTGCAAGATGAAGGGTCTTACCGGTACCCAGGGAGTCATCATCCCGAAAAGCAACGTGCAGCACCTCATGCTTGACGAGGAAGTTGTGGAAGCGGTTCGGGAAGGGAAGTTCCATGTGTATGCGGTTTCTCATGTCGACGAGGCCATGGAGATTCTCACCGGAATGCCGGCCGGAGGAAGGAAAGAGGACGGAACGTTTGAGGAAGGAACGTTAAACGACCTCGTGGACCGGAAGCTCCGGAGAGCCCTCGAGTTCCTGCAGCGCTTTGAGGAAAAGCAAGAGGCAAAACCCAAAAAAGAAACCCAGGAAGAGGAGAATTCCGAAAAATCTGAGTAA
- the fliS gene encoding flagellar export chaperone FliS: MARRFYEENAVNTASPLRLVVLLYEGAIKFFKLAERAFGEGDEVLARMHMARAERIVLELLGSLNVEEGGEIAENLFALYRFILRECARTSKENYQETLSGIVRILSGLHKAWKELESRGQGTS; the protein is encoded by the coding sequence ATGGCCCGTCGGTTCTACGAGGAGAATGCGGTGAACACCGCCTCGCCACTTCGGCTTGTGGTTCTCCTCTACGAGGGGGCCATCAAGTTCTTTAAACTCGCAGAGCGGGCCTTCGGCGAAGGCGACGAGGTCCTTGCCCGGATGCATATGGCTCGGGCGGAGCGCATTGTTCTCGAGCTTTTGGGGAGCCTCAACGTCGAGGAAGGAGGAGAGATTGCCGAAAACCTCTTTGCCCTGTACCGGTTTATCCTGCGAGAGTGTGCCCGGACGAGTAAGGAGAACTATCAGGAAACCCTTTCTGGCATCGTCCGCATTCTCTCCGGCCTCCACAAGGCCTGGAAGGAACTTGAGAGCCGTGGACAGGGGACCTCTTGA